The Flammeovirga agarivorans genome has a window encoding:
- a CDS encoding RagB/SusD family nutrient uptake outer membrane protein: MKNNQILKYIILPLLILSSCTIKEEPPLADKDLIYQDVTAKKAVLDGVYALMIDFPAYKQGYHDTKQTHSGILNSKQSAQRTTFGSLNMDPTFSGLDNSWNSYYSAVFRLNQFLYDVPLTEESTDSERDLIGNAHFLRAFQYFHIVRSWGDVPLVTSPTSEETIHNAKSSKSDVYKQIIADLNVAIDNMSEAGIAPGYPSVHAAEFLLAKVYMWIASAEDSGEEEMLISGIPFETDTTTNVELTYWQSAKAHADKVYGMYSLVPNYNTLFDAKEGNQTSESIFELNFNSEVAQVSYTAIFTPNNYTKGLNNYGRIVVNPEVYTKHINTHPTDPRFINNYLSEYIGYARDQATGEVVESQWPTVMRIHTENRLTLRENQVGSGYGNLTKHIIKDRDQTTLDSPQGFIIYRYADLLLMLAEIENELGNSSQGEVYLNEVLERARNSAETPSFEPEGVNGLSQEELRERIYNEREFELIGEGEDWYEARRRGFAFFTSHVIEPHNNFIYFNENIDVLFNTTRKGMLLPIPLNEITNNQKMTSADQNFGY, from the coding sequence ATGAAAAATAATCAGATCTTAAAATATATAATTCTTCCACTTTTAATATTGTCATCTTGTACAATTAAGGAAGAACCACCATTGGCAGATAAAGACCTTATTTACCAAGATGTTACAGCAAAAAAAGCAGTACTGGATGGTGTGTACGCTTTAATGATTGATTTTCCAGCATACAAGCAAGGGTATCATGATACCAAACAAACACACTCAGGTATTTTAAACTCGAAACAGTCTGCACAAAGAACAACTTTCGGTTCATTAAACATGGACCCAACGTTCAGTGGATTAGACAACAGCTGGAACAGTTATTATTCGGCAGTATTTAGATTGAATCAATTTTTATATGATGTGCCTTTAACAGAAGAGTCTACAGATTCGGAAAGAGATTTAATTGGTAATGCACATTTCTTAAGAGCTTTTCAGTATTTCCATATTGTAAGATCTTGGGGTGATGTACCTTTAGTAACATCTCCGACTTCAGAAGAGACAATACACAATGCGAAATCTTCTAAAAGTGATGTATACAAGCAAATTATTGCCGATCTGAATGTTGCTATCGATAACATGAGTGAAGCAGGTATTGCTCCAGGATACCCAAGTGTACATGCTGCAGAGTTCTTATTAGCGAAAGTATACATGTGGATCGCTTCTGCAGAAGATAGTGGAGAAGAAGAGATGTTAATCAGTGGTATTCCTTTTGAAACAGATACGACTACGAATGTAGAATTAACGTACTGGCAAAGTGCAAAAGCACATGCAGATAAAGTATATGGTATGTATTCATTAGTACCTAACTATAATACATTATTTGATGCAAAAGAAGGAAACCAGACTTCAGAAAGTATTTTCGAATTAAACTTTAACAGTGAAGTAGCTCAAGTATCTTATACTGCGATTTTCACTCCTAATAACTACACAAAAGGATTGAATAACTACGGTAGAATCGTAGTGAATCCAGAGGTATATACAAAACATATCAATACGCACCCTACAGATCCAAGGTTTATCAATAACTATTTATCAGAATACATCGGTTATGCTAGAGATCAAGCAACGGGAGAGGTAGTTGAATCTCAGTGGCCAACAGTGATGAGAATTCATACTGAAAATAGATTGACACTAAGAGAGAATCAAGTGGGTAGTGGTTATGGTAATTTAACGAAGCATATTATCAAGGATAGAGACCAAACTACATTGGACTCACCACAAGGATTTATCATATATAGATATGCAGACTTACTATTAATGCTTGCCGAAATAGAAAACGAACTAGGCAACTCTAGCCAAGGTGAAGTATACTTAAATGAAGTTCTTGAAAGAGCAAGAAACTCAGCAGAAACACCATCATTTGAGCCAGAAGGTGTAAACGGTCTTTCTCAAGAAGAGTTAAGAGAGCGTATTTACAACGAAAGAGAATTTGAGTTGATAGGTGAAGGAGAAGACTGGTATGAAGCAAGAAGAAGAGGGTTTGCTTTCTTCACTTCTCATGTCATCGAACCACATAACAACTTTATATATTTCAATGAAAACATTGATGTTCTGTTTAATACAACAAGAAAAGGGATGTTACTTCCTATTCCATTAAACGAGATAACAAACAATCAAAAAATGACATCTGCAGATCAGAATTTCGGTTACTAA
- a CDS encoding right-handed parallel beta-helix repeat-containing protein: MKITTNFFIIFFVHSLFFGSQLYATDYYIDAQNGNDTYNGTSEKTPWKSLQKVNTITLSAGDHVYLKSGQEHKGQLKPKGSGTEALPIVITKYGGDILPVINGQGYRANIYLNNVAGYEILDLEFINDGGDALDDHEKTDINRAAIYITSTLKIEKYFLLKGLKIHDIYPKGPTVDEDGDPTYNGQALTISTSSKNPTYIEKLIMEDCDIYDIGYRAITTGRWSRENTEAAYLYHKDFVLRNNNIYDIGGAGIVPIHIDGLLVEGNTTNFTGSTKDPRMIGRGSGIWPLYCKNVVIQHNNFMRARGKKDSCGAHVDIGNENTLIQYNYSYDNEGGFVEILGKNINTIYRYNVSVNDGWRVKNDRSPQYGVIFWMSGYAGNGEPNEGSINTQIYNNTIYVGEDITTRILMDYGMDTHFKNNIVINDGELIYYEKRDIGTHFDYNYFYGNDIKLQQSNKPMPYGSNDVVGVDPQVLNAGSLLDRDYRIKSTSPTIGTGAVIDENGGLDYWGQDLPNGKPTIGAYEYNVTSSGDLPTQFYVDAERGDDTNSGNDLKAAYKSLEMINKLSLVPGDKVYLKGVFEGAQLNIGNSGSEENPIIIAGISEEETPTLVMNASTSAIILTNADYVTLRNLKIEKGEGNNLQPSIKGVFNNALDHHDLSFENIHIFNTAGHGFSFVPDNGNLSNLSFKNVSVSNSKGSGLVAKDVSNITIESSEFLDNEGYAYFFEGENSMDIYRNRTVNNALGVLSASEDGQNIVARFNISINDGQFDADGKLWNIGSSSTFKGFNNTTYIPINRNLNVVVGDQSSVELRNNLFYHDGKVTFDLPSAYTADYNAFFGISEKPSFTFGEHTVFEDPLVMDKTSVEAEGFILSRTSPLNEAGEMIENIGPVDYFGDDIENISAWNIGFNMVASNEIVGDRVDPEKIYIDPVNGDDENDGFSPEQALKSLEQLSNTRIIAGDEILLSTESVHQGQLQIIGYGTLDKPIKVTNWGEGLATVKASGTNTVLLIEDQSNIEFENLSLTGAIYGVNIQQNDFPISGVSLKNIELKGLSTGVVVNGKSSKVKNVEIEGCTFDGLSSTAVILRNTEDFSLTANSFIDIQGNGIVLEEDNHGATITANSLIHVTASGIKTEGKLYQSEVSYNLFVDNLGELLIDAAEGTENAFLHNTYYTSQGKKQSIQFTENSEWDVINNIFQFDGSVEVVIAEKINFVNNNIYGVGIEFSGYPIDDKNTYDNPYLLDAGSSDKEEYMVFANSSMIGAATPIVTRATLDVLGNEISKVGSDLMGCIQVYSEDEVTSISEDIKHSKWIVYPNPSIGKVQVNLEEGAVVEVIAFNGNKFIRKVVNGSIDLEDLPRGAYILCYQHNRTKLILR; encoded by the coding sequence ATGAAAATTACCACTAATTTTTTTATCATATTTTTTGTCCATTCCCTTTTTTTTGGAAGTCAATTATATGCCACAGATTATTATATCGATGCGCAAAATGGAAATGATACCTATAATGGAACATCTGAAAAGACTCCTTGGAAATCACTTCAGAAAGTCAATACGATTACCTTATCTGCTGGAGATCATGTATATCTAAAGTCAGGACAAGAACATAAAGGACAACTCAAGCCAAAAGGCAGTGGAACAGAGGCATTACCTATTGTGATTACAAAATATGGTGGAGATATTCTTCCAGTCATTAATGGTCAAGGTTACAGAGCTAATATTTATCTGAATAATGTAGCAGGCTATGAAATCCTTGATTTAGAATTCATTAATGACGGAGGTGATGCTTTAGATGATCATGAAAAAACGGACATCAACAGGGCTGCAATATATATTACATCAACTTTAAAAATTGAAAAGTATTTTTTGCTGAAAGGATTAAAAATTCATGACATCTATCCAAAAGGACCAACAGTAGATGAAGACGGGGATCCCACTTATAACGGTCAAGCATTAACCATTTCTACTTCTTCTAAAAACCCTACATACATAGAGAAGTTGATTATGGAGGATTGTGATATCTATGATATCGGATATAGAGCTATCACAACAGGGAGATGGTCTAGAGAGAATACAGAAGCAGCCTATTTATATCATAAAGATTTTGTATTGAGAAATAACAACATCTACGATATCGGTGGAGCTGGAATAGTACCAATTCATATAGATGGTCTATTAGTAGAAGGAAATACTACAAACTTTACTGGATCCACCAAAGACCCTAGAATGATTGGTAGAGGTAGTGGTATTTGGCCACTTTACTGTAAAAATGTTGTTATTCAACATAACAATTTCATGCGAGCAAGAGGCAAAAAAGATTCTTGTGGAGCACATGTTGATATTGGGAATGAAAATACGCTTATCCAATACAATTACAGTTATGATAATGAAGGAGGATTTGTAGAAATTCTAGGGAAAAATATCAATACGATTTATCGCTATAATGTTAGTGTAAATGATGGTTGGAGAGTTAAAAATGATCGATCGCCTCAGTATGGGGTGATCTTCTGGATGTCGGGATATGCCGGAAATGGGGAACCTAATGAAGGGTCTATCAATACTCAAATTTACAATAACACCATTTATGTTGGAGAGGATATAACAACAAGAATATTAATGGATTATGGAATGGATACCCACTTTAAAAACAATATTGTAATAAACGATGGGGAATTAATCTATTATGAAAAAAGAGATATTGGTACTCACTTCGACTACAATTATTTCTATGGAAATGATATAAAATTGCAACAAAGTAATAAACCAATGCCTTATGGAAGTAATGATGTTGTTGGAGTAGATCCACAGGTATTGAATGCAGGTAGTTTATTGGATAGAGATTATAGGATCAAATCAACATCACCAACGATAGGGACAGGGGCAGTAATAGATGAAAATGGTGGTCTAGATTATTGGGGGCAAGATTTACCGAATGGTAAACCGACAATAGGTGCTTATGAATATAATGTTACCTCTTCAGGAGACTTACCGACTCAATTTTATGTTGATGCTGAAAGAGGAGATGACACGAATTCTGGGAATGACCTTAAAGCAGCGTATAAATCACTAGAAATGATAAATAAGTTATCTCTGGTGCCTGGTGATAAAGTATATTTAAAAGGAGTTTTTGAGGGTGCTCAATTGAATATCGGTAATAGTGGATCAGAAGAAAATCCAATAATCATTGCGGGAATTTCAGAAGAAGAAACTCCTACACTTGTGATGAATGCATCCACTTCAGCAATAATATTAACGAACGCTGATTATGTAACATTACGAAACCTTAAGATTGAAAAAGGAGAAGGTAATAATCTTCAACCTTCAATAAAAGGTGTTTTCAATAATGCATTGGATCATCATGATTTATCATTTGAAAACATACATATTTTTAATACAGCAGGGCATGGCTTTTCTTTTGTACCTGACAATGGAAACTTAAGTAATTTGAGCTTTAAAAATGTAAGTGTAAGTAACTCGAAAGGAAGCGGACTAGTAGCAAAGGATGTATCAAACATCACAATTGAGTCTAGTGAATTTTTAGACAATGAAGGTTATGCTTACTTTTTCGAAGGGGAAAATTCAATGGATATATACAGAAATAGAACAGTAAATAATGCATTAGGAGTGCTGTCTGCTTCTGAAGATGGTCAAAATATTGTTGCTCGATTTAATATTTCAATTAATGATGGACAATTTGATGCAGATGGAAAGCTATGGAATATTGGTTCAAGTTCAACTTTTAAAGGCTTCAATAACACGACATATATTCCAATAAATAGAAACTTAAATGTAGTTGTCGGTGATCAATCGTCTGTAGAGTTACGAAACAATTTATTTTATCATGATGGCAAAGTCACTTTTGATTTACCATCGGCTTATACAGCAGATTATAATGCGTTTTTTGGTATTTCTGAGAAACCATCATTCACTTTTGGCGAACATACAGTTTTTGAAGATCCTTTGGTAATGGATAAAACTTCTGTGGAGGCAGAAGGGTTTATTTTGTCACGAACTTCACCTTTAAATGAGGCAGGAGAGATGATTGAAAATATTGGCCCTGTGGATTATTTTGGAGATGATATTGAGAATATTTCAGCATGGAATATTGGATTCAATATGGTCGCTTCAAATGAAATTGTTGGAGACAGAGTAGACCCTGAAAAAATTTATATTGATCCTGTAAATGGAGATGATGAAAATGATGGGTTTTCCCCAGAACAAGCATTAAAATCATTAGAGCAATTATCAAATACTAGAATTATTGCAGGAGATGAAATACTGTTGTCAACAGAAAGTGTTCACCAAGGACAACTTCAAATTATCGGTTATGGAACCCTGGATAAGCCAATCAAAGTAACGAATTGGGGTGAAGGGTTAGCAACGGTGAAGGCTTCTGGTACAAATACTGTACTTCTAATTGAGGATCAAAGTAACATTGAATTTGAAAACCTATCCTTGACAGGAGCCATATATGGTGTAAATATTCAGCAGAATGATTTTCCTATTTCTGGTGTCTCATTAAAAAATATTGAACTAAAAGGACTTAGTACTGGAGTGGTAGTCAATGGTAAATCAAGTAAAGTAAAAAACGTTGAAATTGAAGGATGTACATTCGATGGGTTGTCCTCTACTGCAGTAATTTTGAGAAATACAGAAGACTTTAGTTTAACCGCTAATTCATTTATTGATATACAGGGAAATGGAATTGTTTTGGAAGAAGATAATCATGGAGCTACGATTACGGCCAATTCATTAATTCATGTAACTGCGTCGGGTATTAAAACAGAAGGGAAGCTATATCAATCAGAAGTGAGCTATAATCTATTTGTAGATAACCTTGGTGAGTTATTGATAGATGCAGCTGAAGGAACAGAGAATGCCTTTCTTCACAATACGTATTATACCAGCCAAGGAAAGAAACAGAGTATTCAATTTACAGAAAACAGTGAGTGGGATGTGATCAATAATATCTTCCAATTTGATGGCAGTGTTGAGGTGGTTATTGCAGAGAAAATCAATTTTGTCAATAACAATATTTACGGAGTTGGCATTGAGTTTTCAGGTTATCCAATAGACGATAAAAACACCTATGATAATCCTTATTTATTAGATGCTGGAAGTAGTGATAAAGAAGAATATATGGTCTTTGCAAATTCTAGTATGATAGGTGCAGCGACACCGATCGTTACAAGAGCGACATTAGATGTTTTAGGAAATGAAATATCAAAAGTTGGTAGTGATCTAATGGGTTGTATTCAAGTCTATTCAGAGGATGAAGTAACGAGTATTTCTGAGGATATTAAGCACTCTAAATGGATAGTGTACCCCAACCCCTCTATTGGAAAAGTACAAGTTAACCTTGAGGAGGGAGCTGTAGTCGAAGTCATAGCTTTCAATGGTAATAAATTTATAAGAAAGGTAGTTAATGGATCGATTGATCTTGAGGATTTACCTAGAGGTGCTTATATTCTATGTTATCAACATAATAGAACAAAATTGATCTTGCGTTAG
- a CDS encoding SusC/RagA family TonB-linked outer membrane protein: protein MNTNLFTILTAFLCFVSMSITAQDEFTLKGVVKDANNESLPGVSVIVKGTNSGGITNFNGEFSLQAKSGDTLVCSFIGMKTKEVAVNNESFITVTLQENVEQLEEVVVTGYGEMRKRDLTGSLTQIDESTDVKTQFSTVDGLLQGRSAGVQVIGNDGSAGGATSVKIRGTNSLRGNNEPLYVVDGVIVSTAGEGMSSPFEGGEGYAMGAQNGLAGINPRDIESMEVLKDASATAIYGSRGANGVILITTKKGEKGTEKVTAYANTSISQFQREIDVLDGHEYAAFINEIKLQQGTRPMYNIDPVTKEVSSFNNGDVFKSVNWQDEVYQQAVSYNAGATLSGGSKKSNYYIAANYRNNQGLQSIASVNGGDLRINYSRNVSDKFNFNIKSSLYYSSGSYSQSGLSAGGNASIVTQAIMSRPLEGGSLADGDTENEDTNNTPLTRMLSTDDLTEELRSQLSLNMKYKFNKYLTYNLRAGADIRLKDREVWYGPGTTRGDRSNGTYNQSSQDRRAFTIDNLLMYNRTFNKKHRINTTIGATYDGVLQDNQVYGVADFGNKTYRTEFPQLGRTVIMPFSKTRSDYTVLSGLARANYSFKNRYILTASVRADGSSKFRPDRQWGYFPSLSTAWYISDEPWMKGLKTLSNLKLRAGWGQTGNQSVPPYRSWQSYTTGRYVDINGNTITTTNPINFENPNITWETTAQTNVGIDLGFFDDRITLVTDIYYKQTDDLLQQVQIPNSSGFGNYLTNRGSLESKGIEFALSTVAYDKNDFKLEVGGNISFNRTVITDLGVPPSTFFLNGKEVTEQMIQGSNIATGYVLKAPANIFVVGEQLGLIYGYETNGIYKSAEEAAAGAPINDKPVKAGDVRFVDQNGDGKITPDDRTTIGNPNPKFNYGINLNASYKNLSLAVLFTGVYGNDLLNSGMAFYGYPDPMWNSNNVRRDVYQDNWSESNTNGNNPRVGYGYTDGYNNLINDRVIEDGSYLRLSTVTLSYNVPTAKLGMKKVKYLNVYATGRNLFLLTNYTGYDPEITSYLYDGTILGVDWQTMPNPRTFIFGFNLTF, encoded by the coding sequence ATGAACACTAACTTATTTACTATTTTAACAGCATTCTTGTGTTTTGTAAGTATGTCCATTACAGCACAGGATGAATTCACACTGAAAGGTGTGGTAAAAGATGCCAACAATGAATCTTTACCTGGGGTAAGTGTCATTGTAAAAGGCACCAACTCTGGAGGTATCACCAATTTTAACGGTGAATTTTCCCTTCAAGCAAAATCTGGCGATACTTTAGTTTGCTCATTTATTGGCATGAAAACTAAAGAAGTAGCGGTAAACAACGAAAGCTTTATCACAGTGACTTTACAAGAAAATGTAGAGCAACTAGAGGAAGTTGTAGTTACTGGCTACGGTGAGATGAGAAAAAGAGACTTAACAGGTTCCTTAACCCAAATTGATGAATCGACAGATGTAAAAACTCAATTCTCTACCGTAGACGGACTTTTACAAGGTCGTTCTGCAGGTGTACAAGTGATTGGTAACGATGGTAGCGCAGGTGGTGCTACTTCCGTTAAAATCCGAGGAACCAACTCATTAAGAGGTAATAACGAACCACTTTATGTTGTAGATGGTGTAATTGTATCTACTGCAGGTGAAGGTATGAGTAGCCCTTTTGAAGGTGGTGAAGGATATGCCATGGGTGCACAGAATGGACTGGCAGGTATCAACCCAAGAGATATTGAATCGATGGAGGTGTTGAAAGATGCTTCTGCAACAGCGATCTATGGTTCTCGTGGAGCCAACGGTGTTATCCTAATAACTACTAAAAAAGGTGAGAAGGGAACAGAGAAAGTAACTGCTTATGCCAATACTTCTATCTCCCAATTCCAAAGAGAAATTGATGTTTTAGATGGACATGAGTATGCTGCGTTTATCAATGAGATCAAATTACAACAAGGGACTCGTCCGATGTATAACATTGATCCAGTAACCAAAGAAGTTTCTAGTTTTAATAATGGAGACGTATTTAAGTCTGTAAATTGGCAAGATGAAGTATATCAACAAGCCGTTAGCTACAATGCGGGAGCAACACTAAGTGGTGGATCTAAGAAGTCAAACTATTACATAGCGGCAAACTATAGAAATAATCAAGGTCTTCAATCTATTGCTAGTGTTAACGGTGGTGACTTAAGAATTAACTACAGTAGAAATGTAAGTGATAAGTTTAATTTCAATATTAAATCATCACTATATTATTCAAGTGGTTCTTACTCTCAGTCTGGTTTATCAGCAGGTGGTAATGCTTCTATTGTAACACAGGCGATCATGTCTAGACCATTAGAAGGAGGTTCACTAGCAGATGGTGATACTGAAAATGAGGATACGAATAATACACCTCTAACTAGAATGTTAAGTACCGATGATCTTACAGAAGAACTTCGCTCTCAGTTATCGTTGAACATGAAATACAAGTTCAATAAATACCTTACTTATAACTTAAGAGCCGGTGCAGATATTCGTCTTAAAGATAGAGAAGTTTGGTACGGACCAGGTACTACAAGGGGTGACAGATCAAATGGTACGTACAATCAATCGTCACAAGATCGTAGAGCATTTACTATCGATAATTTATTGATGTATAATCGTACTTTCAATAAGAAGCATAGAATCAATACTACTATTGGTGCTACTTACGATGGTGTACTTCAAGATAATCAGGTTTATGGTGTCGCTGACTTCGGAAACAAGACATACAGAACTGAATTCCCTCAATTAGGTAGAACAGTGATTATGCCTTTCTCAAAAACAAGATCTGATTATACAGTATTATCAGGTTTAGCTAGAGCAAATTACTCTTTTAAAAATAGATATATTCTTACTGCTTCAGTAAGAGCAGATGGTTCTTCAAAATTTAGACCTGACAGACAATGGGGTTACTTCCCTTCATTATCTACAGCATGGTACATCTCAGACGAACCTTGGATGAAAGGCCTAAAGACATTATCTAACTTAAAATTAAGAGCAGGATGGGGTCAAACAGGTAACCAATCTGTTCCTCCTTACAGATCGTGGCAAAGTTATACAACAGGTAGATATGTAGATATCAATGGTAATACAATTACTACAACAAATCCTATCAACTTTGAAAACCCTAATATTACTTGGGAAACAACGGCACAAACAAACGTTGGTATCGATTTAGGTTTCTTTGATGATAGAATCACATTAGTAACAGATATCTATTACAAACAAACAGATGATCTTTTACAGCAAGTACAGATTCCTAACTCTTCAGGATTCGGAAATTACTTAACCAATAGAGGTTCTTTAGAAAGTAAAGGTATTGAGTTTGCACTAAGCACAGTAGCATACGACAAAAACGACTTTAAATTAGAAGTAGGTGGTAATATCTCTTTCAATAGAACAGTGATTACTGACTTAGGTGTTCCTCCTTCAACATTCTTCTTGAATGGTAAAGAAGTAACAGAACAAATGATCCAAGGTTCTAATATTGCAACAGGTTATGTATTAAAGGCGCCAGCTAACATTTTCGTAGTAGGTGAGCAGTTAGGATTAATCTATGGATATGAGACAAATGGTATTTATAAGTCAGCAGAAGAAGCTGCAGCAGGTGCTCCTATCAATGATAAACCAGTAAAAGCAGGTGATGTACGTTTTGTTGATCAGAACGGTGATGGTAAAATCACTCCAGATGATAGGACGACAATCGGTAATCCAAACCCTAAATTCAACTATGGTATCAACCTTAACGCATCGTATAAAAACTTAAGTTTAGCGGTACTATTTACAGGAGTTTATGGCAACGATTTATTAAATTCTGGAATGGCATTCTATGGTTACCCAGATCCGATGTGGAACAGTAACAACGTTAGAAGAGACGTTTATCAAGACAATTGGTCAGAATCTAATACAAACGGTAATAACCCAAGAGTGGGTTATGGTTACACAGACGGTTACAATAACCTAATTAATGATAGAGTGATTGAGGATGGCAGTTACTTAAGATTATCTACAGTAACATTATCGTATAATGTACCTACTGCTAAATTAGGGATGAAGAAGGTGAAATACTTAAATGTATACGCGACGGGTAGAAACTTATTCTTACTAACGAACTACACAGGTTATGACCCTGAAATCACTTCTTACTTATACGACGGTACTATTCTAGGTGTAGATTGGCAAACAATGCCTAACCCAAGAACGTTCATCTTCGGTTTCAACTTAACATTCTAA
- a CDS encoding sulfatase gives MKLLFLLLTLTSCFAVLAKDKKPKTQPNVLLIMVDDLNDYVGFLGGHPQTKTPGMDALASESVVFTNAFSNNPICAPSRASFFSGLYPHTSKNFGFKKFQKNPTLMGSKTMMEMFRSNGYTVVGAGKLMHHHDKKLFDEYGDKSDFGPFPWNGEKISGHPSVPEAFRNVGTLDGSFAPLTDIPEVNGYKGWYDKQNGWPITVKPFKYINDDNRDKMPDEVKAANIKNYIKKFEKSNSDKPFFMAVGFNRPHTPLYVPQKYYDMFPLESVQLPQMLSDVKKINYYTQKQGNNGHKGTEHFTKLIEGFDGKKEYALKKYIQAYLACIAFVDDQINDVLTTLKESEFAENTIVVLVSDHAYEMGDKDYLYKNALWDNATRIPMIIHEPGMKKTQKVDQPVSLIDIYPTLVDLCGLKGSTIKNEEGRPLDGNSMQPLYNNKAGSWEGKEYALSAVTGGQGDVVKRNHFSIRTKEYRYIRYANKTEELYDHTKDPNEFNNVVDDPAYAKVKEQLSNQLLQEIGLAN, from the coding sequence ATGAAATTACTTTTTTTATTACTTACTCTAACTTCCTGTTTTGCAGTACTTGCAAAGGATAAAAAACCGAAGACACAACCTAATGTTCTTCTGATTATGGTCGATGATTTAAACGACTATGTTGGTTTTCTTGGTGGTCATCCACAGACAAAAACTCCAGGAATGGATGCTTTGGCAAGTGAGTCTGTAGTTTTCACTAATGCATTTTCTAATAACCCTATCTGTGCTCCTTCTAGAGCAAGCTTTTTTTCTGGGTTGTATCCACATACATCAAAAAACTTTGGGTTTAAGAAATTTCAGAAAAATCCAACTTTGATGGGTTCAAAGACAATGATGGAAATGTTCAGAAGTAATGGATATACTGTAGTTGGTGCAGGAAAACTGATGCATCATCACGATAAAAAATTATTTGATGAATATGGTGATAAATCAGATTTCGGTCCTTTCCCATGGAATGGGGAGAAAATATCGGGACACCCAAGTGTTCCTGAAGCTTTCAGAAATGTAGGAACGCTAGATGGTAGCTTTGCTCCATTAACGGATATTCCAGAAGTGAACGGCTATAAAGGTTGGTACGACAAACAAAATGGATGGCCAATTACGGTAAAGCCATTTAAATATATAAATGATGATAATAGAGATAAGATGCCTGACGAAGTTAAGGCTGCTAACATCAAGAACTATATAAAGAAATTTGAGAAAAGTAATTCAGACAAACCCTTCTTTATGGCAGTAGGTTTTAACCGACCTCATACACCATTGTATGTGCCTCAGAAATATTATGACATGTTTCCATTGGAGTCAGTTCAATTGCCTCAAATGCTTTCTGATGTAAAGAAAATCAATTATTACACACAGAAACAAGGAAATAATGGACACAAAGGGACGGAACATTTTACCAAACTTATTGAAGGTTTTGATGGTAAAAAAGAATATGCATTAAAGAAATACATTCAGGCTTACTTGGCATGTATTGCCTTTGTTGATGATCAGATTAATGATGTGCTGACTACTTTAAAAGAATCTGAATTCGCAGAGAATACAATTGTTGTATTAGTATCTGACCATGCTTATGAAATGGGAGACAAGGACTACTTATACAAAAATGCACTTTGGGATAATGCAACAAGAATTCCAATGATCATTCATGAGCCAGGCATGAAGAAAACACAAAAGGTAGATCAACCTGTCTCTTTAATTGACATCTATCCTACGTTGGTAGACTTGTGTGGACTAAAAGGATCTACAATAAAAAATGAAGAAGGTCGACCATTGGATGGAAATAGTATGCAACCTTTATACAACAATAAGGCAGGAAGTTGGGAAGGTAAAGAATATGCACTCAGTGCAGTAACAGGAGGCCAAGGAGATGTGGTGAAAAGAAATCACTTCTCAATTCGTACAAAAGAATATAGATATATCCGTTATGCCAATAAGACTGAGGAGCTTTATGATCATACAAAAGACCCTAATGAATTTAATAATGTGGTAGATGATCCGGCATATGCGAAGGTCAAAGAACAATTATCAAATCAGCTTCTACAAGAAATAGGGTTGGCAAACTAA